Genomic segment of Thermoanaerobaculia bacterium:
GTCGGGATTTCGATTTTCGGCAGGCGAAACCGTCATGGTCCTCGGAAAATGGGAGTTCATATGCATGCATATGGCCCTGATGGTTGACGACCGCGCTAGAATAGTTCCTGAGATCTATGATTCATGATTGTTCGTTCGCCCACACCCGCTCCCTTCACGGAGATCCTGGAATCGCTCCCGACGGAATATTCCCATGCGCGCCCTCCTTTCTCTTCTGACTCCTGGAGGACTGATCCTGGCCCTTGTCATGATTGTGGAGAGGACTCCATCTCTCGCACCCTATCTGGGATCCGTCGTTCCCATCGTTCTTGCCATCCTCTGGTTTATTGCCATGGTGGTGTCCTGGATCTTTCGACAGAACAGGATTCTCTTTCTGAGCATTATTCTGGGGCTGTCCTGGGCTGTCTTTCTGCCCGGTGCACAGGGTGCCGTCTCTCCACTAGTGGTTCAGATCGCCCTTGTCTGGGTGCCTGTGAATGTTTTTCTCCACCTCTTTTTCCCACAGCACGGGATCTTCCGTCCCAAAAGCATCGCCTTCCTGGTCTTTCTTGCACTCCAGGTTATGGTCCTGTCGGCCGGAGTCGCACTTCGGGCTCCATCCATTGAGACCTTCCTCCATAAAAGCCACCTGGCCCTCGTGATTCTCCCCCGCGGGGGAATGGTCTTATGGGTCTTTCCACTCCTTCTTGTCATGGTACGTTATCTGCTGGAACGGGAACCTGTAGATCGAGGGTATATCTGGACCATACCTGCTTTGTGGCTGGGAATTCTGCGTTATCCCGACCTGGAAAAAATGGCTCTCTACGGCTCAACTGCCCTCTTCATACTTCTCCTTGCCATGCTGGAAAAGAGCTATCGTCTTGCGTACAGGGATGAACTTACGGGGCTTCCGACCCGGCGAGGCCTGCAGGATGCACTGAAATCTGTGGGATCCACCTATGCCCTTGCCATGGTCGATATCGACCACTTCAAATCGGTCAATGATCGATATGGTCATGATGTGGGTGACCAGGTATTGAAAATGGTGGCAACCCGGCTTCAGGCCGTTCGCGGCAATGGCCGGGCCTACCGCTATGGAGGCGAAGAATTCACGATATTCTTTCCCGGGCGCACCCGGAAAGAGGTTCAGGATGTTCTGGAAGAATTACGAAAGGATGTCGCAGACAATCCCTTTGTAGTCCGGGGTGAGGGGAGACCCAGACGAAAACCAAAGAATCCGCTGAGGGGAAAACGGTCCGCCCTTAAAGATTTAAAAGTGACGGTCAGTATGGGAGTATCCGACTCCGTCGGAGCATCGTCCGGCCCCGAGGAGGTCCTGAAAGTTGCGGATACGGCCCTTTACCGGGCAAAGAAGGCGGGCAGGAACTGTATTAAATATGGAAGGACCTCATAATGAACGGTTATTGCGATGGGAGTGCCTTTAGGAGATCAGGGATATTGGATCGGGAGGTGAAATCATGGAACGGAAAGCGATCTTCGGGTTCACGTTGTGCTTCATTTTTCTATTTGGAGAAGGCATGTTTGGAGGATCTCATCGGATCCAAACCTTTAAAAATTTGATGGATGCACTGAATTCCCCGGCCCGGGTGAAAGTGGTTGTGCATTATGCAGAGTGCCGGCTGGTCATGGATGACGAAGAAGTTACCCGAGTTCCCGATGCAGTGGGTTCGCTCTTTCTGGATACCTGGGAGTACTTTGCGAAAGGGGCGATCCGAAATGAAAAGGCCTATCTGGCCGCTTCCACGTCTGTGTTGATTCACCACAGCCGTTATGGATATGTCCTTAACTATGCAAAGTTCAGGATCGAAGAGGATGGAAATGTTGAAATTGTCGCACAATACCTCGATCCCAAATCCTACGAAGCCGTGATGGATGAGACCTTCTTCTGCCGGATTGATGACGGGAAGAGCCATGGAGGCGTCAACCTCTTCCTCGACAACTGAGACCTTTCAGGCGGGTGTCCCTTTCCAATTCGTCGGCATGCCGACCAGAAACAGGTAACCGGCAGCCCTGTCGGGACCTCCGGACTCCCCGGAAAATTGTTGCCCCACGTGGGTTTACTATCTCAATTTCTGGTCGTTGAATCGTTTGTCAAGTTCCTGGATCCTGGAGCTTTTCTTTCCTGTTTTTCTGATTTTTTCCATCCATTCTGCCGCTTCGCTCCGCAGATTTTCCCTTTCTGCATCTTGCAGGGGTAGCGTTTCAACTTTTTCCAGGATCGTATCGGTTAGAAAAATCGCAGCATCGGTGTAATCGGGATTGATTTCCAGGGCGTTTCGAAAGGCAATCTCTGCCCGGGAAAGTTCTTTGTCTCCAGAAATACCCGCACGCCTCTTTTCATGGTATAGATCCATACATGTCGTTCCTAAATTCATGGCTGCGAATATGAACCTCGGGTTGACCTGCATGGAACGGGAAAAATAATTCACGGATTCTGTCATCGCTTCAAGATCAGCCTTCCCGGACTTCTGGCTGAATTGTGACCGGTCACGATAGAGTAATCCGAGGTTGTTCAGAGCATGGAAAAAATCAGGCTGCTGCTCCAGAGCCAGGTCCAGTGCCCTTTCCGATTGGTCGAAGTAATCGGCCGGATTTTCTTCAGAAGCGGACATGGCGTACTCCCCCAGAAGACGCATGGCCACGCCAAGATTTAAGAACGCATAGGCCCTGTCCGTCTCCCGTTCAGCAGCCCGGGAAGCATATTTTGCGCAGGTTTGAAGTGCATCTCTCGGATCCTGACCGTTTTTTATCAGATACATGGCCCAGCGTTTATAGGCATTGGACAGGCTGTTATAAATATTTCCGTTTTCAGGATCGGCCGTGAGGCTTTCCTGGCAATAAAGGACGGACTGCTGAAACGCGTGCTCCGGTGATTGGCCTGAATCGATGTCAATGTAGATTTGTGTATTCCATCGCTCGCACAGCGATTGATACGCCTGGGGAAGGCTGCGGGCAATATCAATCGAAGCCAAATAAAACGTTTCAGCGGATTTGTAATGTTCGGAGGCCTGGTTGTTTCGGCCCTCGAGACGGGCGAGGTCGCCCTCCACCATATCGATGTCTCCTCGGCTCATGGATGCCAGATAGGCCCATGTGTCCCGATTCAGAATGGTATCCAGCAACTTCCTGGCTCTTTCGAATTTTCCCTCATAGAAGGCAATCATCGCTTCCTGATACCGGGGGTCTCCGACCATAGATCCGGACTGAGACATTCGAAGAAAAGAAACGGCAGGAATCCGGTAGGACTCTTCAACTTCCTGGCGGCGTTCTTCCCGTTCTTCCTTGGACAGTTTGCTCAGCTCTCGCAACTCTTCCTGGTAGAGACGCCCGTGTACCGAACCCAGCGTGCAGGCAAGCTCCGGCTCCCTGAATCCAGCCTGCCAGGCCCTGGAAAGATGGTCCAGGGCTTTTCGGTAGTCCTGAATGGCGTAATATCCCTCTCCGAGCGCGTAGTGAAAAGGACCCGCCGCTGTTCCCTCTTCATGGAGTGAGAATTCTTCCTCCAGTTCCGAGATCTTCCTCTGGACCTGGGCCCGTTCCTGATTGATGTCGTGAAGGGGGAGAAGAACTGCCCGGTCCATGATCGCCCTCATCTCTCCGGCTTCCTGGCTGTACCGATGGGTGAGGCGGCTTCGTTCCGCGGCTTCCCAACGGCTGCGAATCAGCCACAGGGACAGGATTGAAGTGATGAACAGTGCCAGAGCGACCACCAGAGACAGGAATTTGTGTTTCCGGATTTTCCTGGAGATTCGATAGAGAATACCCGCGGGGTGTGCATCAATGGGGTCTCCATCCAGAAAATGGCGCAGATCCATAGAGAGCGCCTTTGCAGAATCGTAACGCCGGTCCGGATCTTTTTCCATACAGGTGGAAACGATGGTCTCAAGGTCACGCGGGATGTGCGGGTTGAGGGTCTTGAGAGGAGCCGGGTCATCCTGAACGACCTTCGTGAGTATCTCTACGACACCCTTTCCTTTAAAGGGAGGAGATCCGCCAAGCACTTCGTAC
This window contains:
- a CDS encoding GGDEF domain-containing protein, whose translation is MRALLSLLTPGGLILALVMIVERTPSLAPYLGSVVPIVLAILWFIAMVVSWIFRQNRILFLSIILGLSWAVFLPGAQGAVSPLVVQIALVWVPVNVFLHLFFPQHGIFRPKSIAFLVFLALQVMVLSAGVALRAPSIETFLHKSHLALVILPRGGMVLWVFPLLLVMVRYLLEREPVDRGYIWTIPALWLGILRYPDLEKMALYGSTALFILLLAMLEKSYRLAYRDELTGLPTRRGLQDALKSVGSTYALAMVDIDHFKSVNDRYGHDVGDQVLKMVATRLQAVRGNGRAYRYGGEEFTIFFPGRTRKEVQDVLEELRKDVADNPFVVRGEGRPRRKPKNPLRGKRSALKDLKVTVSMGVSDSVGASSGPEEVLKVADTALYRAKKAGRNCIKYGRTS
- a CDS encoding protein kinase, translated to MDFHFEDSILELCLRRGYLSEEDLASLKQRVSDDIQVTLQPGRWGSRLSLLISEGRLNAEILSRLEEELMSASDHVQTVHASTKPDSSAAKESFEGKNFGPYLIQSILGEGGMGRVYRARDTRLDRLVALKQIKISEPELVQRFLGEARAQARVDHEHICKVYESGEIDGTPYIAMQYIDGRELKEAAAEMSVEEKSIVFEKIADALHAAHRAGLIHRDIKPSNIMVERLEDGPWKPYIMDFGLARDLESQGHTVSGTILGTPCYMPPEQAQGNMASMDRRSDIYSLGASLYEVLGGSPPFKGKGVVEILTKVVQDDPAPLKTLNPHIPRDLETIVSTCMEKDPDRRYDSAKALSMDLRHFLDGDPIDAHPAGILYRISRKIRKHKFLSLVVALALFITSILSLWLIRSRWEAAERSRLTHRYSQEAGEMRAIMDRAVLLPLHDINQERAQVQRKISELEEEFSLHEEGTAAGPFHYALGEGYYAIQDYRKALDHLSRAWQAGFREPELACTLGSVHGRLYQEELRELSKLSKEEREERRQEVEESYRIPAVSFLRMSQSGSMVGDPRYQEAMIAFYEGKFERARKLLDTILNRDTWAYLASMSRGDIDMVEGDLARLEGRNNQASEHYKSAETFYLASIDIARSLPQAYQSLCERWNTQIYIDIDSGQSPEHAFQQSVLYCQESLTADPENGNIYNSLSNAYKRWAMYLIKNGQDPRDALQTCAKYASRAAERETDRAYAFLNLGVAMRLLGEYAMSASEENPADYFDQSERALDLALEQQPDFFHALNNLGLLYRDRSQFSQKSGKADLEAMTESVNYFSRSMQVNPRFIFAAMNLGTTCMDLYHEKRRAGISGDKELSRAEIAFRNALEINPDYTDAAIFLTDTILEKVETLPLQDAERENLRSEAAEWMEKIRKTGKKSSRIQELDKRFNDQKLR